A section of the Bacillus pumilus genome encodes:
- a CDS encoding polyprenyl synthetase family protein: MLNYLENTKIKQNMSDFIQHAVRQKDLQKLLLEFTDIKNEFPFGQLAYKHYEAFGGQDKQAITQLAAGIELLILSADILDDIEDQDKDSYPWMRCQSGVAMNAANVLFALSFGVFSKLDHATELINSVYSYSIQSMQGQHLDMTVEPENEQDCLNIMRLKAGSLFVLPCMLGVILATGSFEKKVEEYAYYLGMAEQLENDYLGLFNKDNIDFKRMQTLPLVYLKNEFNPSSSDLLSYFQSKDKSVGSEELKDKLKKSGAQQYVFIMRNLLRNKCKEAFKKLHLEASKKKKLILFLIGDGEDENSGIG; this comes from the coding sequence AAATCAAGCAGAATATGTCTGATTTTATTCAACATGCAGTCAGGCAGAAGGATTTACAAAAGCTGCTTCTAGAATTTACTGATATAAAGAATGAATTTCCCTTTGGGCAATTAGCTTACAAGCATTATGAGGCATTTGGCGGGCAAGACAAGCAAGCGATTACACAATTGGCAGCAGGGATTGAACTTCTCATCTTATCAGCCGATATATTAGATGATATTGAAGATCAGGATAAAGATTCGTATCCTTGGATGAGGTGTCAGAGCGGAGTTGCGATGAATGCGGCAAATGTTCTTTTTGCATTGAGCTTTGGAGTCTTTTCGAAGCTTGATCATGCAACGGAGCTTATAAACAGTGTATATTCCTATTCCATTCAGTCAATGCAAGGACAGCATTTGGATATGACAGTGGAGCCGGAAAATGAGCAGGATTGTTTAAATATCATGAGATTAAAGGCAGGATCACTGTTTGTGTTACCCTGTATGTTAGGGGTTATCTTGGCAACAGGTTCTTTTGAAAAGAAGGTAGAAGAATATGCTTATTACCTAGGAATGGCGGAACAGCTTGAAAATGACTATCTAGGTCTTTTTAATAAAGATAATATTGACTTTAAAAGAATGCAAACATTACCGCTAGTTTATTTGAAAAATGAGTTTAATCCATCTAGTTCAGACTTGCTCAGTTATTTTCAATCAAAGGATAAGAGCGTCGGCTCTGAAGAATTAAAGGATAAATTAAAGAAATCAGGTGCTCAACAATATGTATTTATTATGAGAAACCTTCTCAGAAATAAGTGTAAAGAAGCGTTCAAGAAACTACATTTAGAGGCTTCAAAAAAGAAAAAACTGATACTCTTTTTAATTGGAGATGGAGAAGATGAAAATTCAGGAATTGGTTAG